From Rhodovastum atsumiense, a single genomic window includes:
- a CDS encoding glycosyltransferase family 2 protein, giving the protein MTKPPSLPYDTYFALLEKPELRQIGLTRYGIRHRTPLFSQSIYFSSSGAFFKNQEEAYIHWLTVGRREGYEWAPGRDTLLKIILKAKDEPYLIDAWIAHHAAIVGFDNIIILDCGSQDPTYIAKLKSYSSKIMIFDYRRHYDDIHNPSANADFFRLLAANCRYLTILDADEFLFARVGGLFSSQFVKQVLRNRNLPMFCGIWVTAINGSDGPENICSIDTSTKELFGGTIAGKAIARHDIIFSIGHLGHNLHVPQVLPFINGDSFGEIFVLHLRNLPQHVMRERALQHLIGKGVVNTKKGPEQEARIALLAEAGDTPADVKRYAQAYLRMAGEPPAIAEKGTDRAALINSTSGQCLPSLATALAKMNWGAILEERRIKLRGAA; this is encoded by the coding sequence ATGACCAAGCCCCCCTCTCTGCCCTATGATACTTACTTTGCTTTGCTTGAAAAACCGGAACTCCGGCAAATCGGCTTGACGCGCTATGGCATCAGGCACCGTACTCCACTTTTTTCTCAAAGCATATACTTTTCCAGTTCTGGAGCTTTTTTTAAAAACCAAGAGGAAGCCTACATTCACTGGCTGACCGTAGGCCGACGTGAAGGATACGAGTGGGCGCCTGGACGTGATACATTACTCAAGATAATCTTAAAAGCAAAAGATGAACCTTACTTAATTGACGCATGGATCGCTCATCATGCAGCTATTGTTGGGTTTGATAACATCATTATACTTGATTGCGGCTCTCAAGATCCCACCTATATCGCAAAATTAAAAAGTTATTCCTCAAAAATTATGATTTTTGATTATCGTCGCCATTACGATGACATACATAACCCCTCGGCCAATGCCGATTTTTTCCGTTTGCTTGCGGCAAACTGCCGTTACCTGACCATCCTTGATGCCGATGAATTTCTATTCGCGCGGGTCGGCGGCTTATTTTCAAGCCAGTTTGTCAAACAGGTTCTGCGCAATCGTAATTTACCAATGTTTTGCGGCATCTGGGTCACCGCAATCAATGGATCGGATGGTCCTGAAAATATCTGTAGCATCGATACATCCACTAAAGAGCTTTTTGGTGGAACCATAGCCGGTAAGGCGATAGCCCGTCATGACATTATTTTTTCAATTGGTCATCTCGGTCATAACTTACATGTTCCACAGGTCTTGCCATTCATTAATGGCGATTCATTCGGGGAAATTTTTGTACTACATTTAAGAAATTTACCGCAACACGTGATGCGCGAGCGTGCATTGCAACATCTTATTGGAAAAGGTGTCGTAAATACTAAAAAAGGCCCGGAGCAGGAAGCAAGAATTGCCCTTTTAGCCGAAGCAGGAGATACGCCAGCGGATGTGAAAAGGTACGCTCAAGCCTATCTGCGGATGGCGGGCGAACCGCCCGCCATTGCGGAAAAAGGCACTGATCGCGCAGCACTTATCAATTCCACCTCAGGACAATGCCTGCCTTCTCTCGCGACGGCTCTGGCGAAGATGAACTGGGGGGCAATTCTGGAAGAACGCCGCATAAAGTTGAGGGGGGCAGCATGA
- a CDS encoding vWA domain-containing protein, translated as MPYAAEISRTNPTCIVLVLDQSASMADRFSGATGEGVTKAGLLADVLNRSLMELVTACRKPEGILDYFYVGVLSYAGNEVRPALGGALAGVHISPVSALGRSPMRVETRRKQVPDGAGGLVETEVRFPVWFDPAASGNTPMCQGLETAAEMVAEWCEKYPRSFPPTVLHVTDGEATDGDEAAVEAAAGRITARGTDDGTVLLLNLHVSGEGGTPIRFPTEEKALPDSYARMLFRMSSVLPEEFRRRGEEAQMQLAPGCRGYVYNAGIEDVVRFFRIGTRPRLAAADR; from the coding sequence ATGCCGTACGCAGCCGAAATCAGTCGGACCAACCCGACCTGCATCGTGCTCGTGCTCGACCAGTCGGCGTCGATGGCTGATCGCTTCAGCGGTGCCACGGGCGAGGGCGTCACCAAGGCGGGGCTGCTGGCGGACGTGCTCAACCGCAGCCTGATGGAACTGGTCACCGCTTGCCGCAAGCCCGAGGGCATCCTGGATTATTTCTACGTCGGGGTGCTGTCCTACGCCGGCAACGAGGTGCGGCCCGCGCTCGGGGGCGCGCTGGCGGGCGTGCACATCTCCCCGGTCAGCGCGCTCGGCCGCAGCCCGATGCGGGTCGAGACCCGGCGCAAGCAGGTGCCGGACGGCGCCGGCGGGCTGGTGGAGACCGAGGTGCGCTTCCCGGTCTGGTTCGACCCGGCCGCTTCCGGCAACACCCCGATGTGCCAGGGGTTGGAGACGGCGGCGGAGATGGTGGCCGAATGGTGCGAAAAATATCCGCGATCCTTTCCGCCCACGGTGCTGCATGTGACCGACGGCGAGGCGACCGACGGCGACGAGGCGGCGGTGGAGGCGGCGGCGGGCCGCATCACCGCGCGCGGCACCGATGACGGCACCGTGCTGCTGCTGAACCTGCATGTCTCCGGCGAGGGCGGCACCCCCATCCGCTTCCCCACCGAGGAGAAGGCGCTGCCGGATTCCTATGCGCGCATGCTGTTCCGCATGAGCAGCGTGCTGCCCGAGGAATTCCGGCGCCGTGGCGAGGAGGCGCAGATGCAGCTCGCGCCGGGCTGCCGCGGCTATGTCTACAATGCCGGGATCGAGGACGTGGTGCGCTTCTTCCGGATCGGCACCCGGCCCCGGCTGGCGGCGGCCGATCGCTGA
- a CDS encoding DUF805 domain-containing protein has protein sequence MEFVPAVRQAFQRYVDLKGRASRSEYWWFILFTVLVSFICGILDMVLDSVIGTGDLLLPLGTIALLVPSITVAVRRLHDLDRSGWWVLLGLIPVIGEIILIVWFATPGSPGPNRYGGDPLGGQKPVPA, from the coding sequence ATGGAATTCGTACCTGCGGTCAGACAGGCTTTTCAGCGGTACGTGGACCTGAAGGGGCGTGCGTCCCGCTCGGAGTACTGGTGGTTCATCCTGTTCACCGTGCTGGTGTCCTTCATCTGCGGTATCCTGGACATGGTGCTGGATTCGGTGATTGGCACCGGTGACCTGTTGTTGCCTCTGGGCACGATCGCCCTGTTGGTGCCCAGCATCACCGTGGCCGTCCGCCGCCTGCATGACCTCGACAGGTCGGGCTGGTGGGTGCTGCTGGGCCTGATACCGGTGATCGGCGAGATCATTCTGATCGTCTGGTTCGCGACCCCGGGCAGCCCTGGTCCCAACCGCTACGGCGGCGATCCTCTGGGCGGGCAAAAGCCGGTGCCGGCATAG
- a CDS encoding acetate/propionate family kinase, with protein MSRGPGLVLVLNCGSSSLKFALHEIGVRAPSLSGLAERLGEDHATITVKDGNTKTTRQLPNATHAVALDDVLNVLAQHGWLDRLSAVGHRVAHGGERFAASVIITPQVIADIEAASHLAPLHNPAALLGIRVALQRLPGIPHAAVFDTAFHQTMPRAAYMYALPMWAYRDHGVRRYGFHGTSHRFVAQEAVRMLDLDPHDHGMVIAHLGNGSSATAVVNGRSVDTTMGLTPLEGLVMGSRSGDVDPGALVYLMRSNGWTVDELDTILNRQSGLFGLSELSHDCRELTQAAASGDDGATMAIEVLVHRLARAIGGLATSLQRLDAVVFTGGIGENAAGIREMALRRLAPLGLDIDPDANSLAVGGVSGLISAGSRPAALVVNTNEEWMIACDTAELAQQQQTAAVA; from the coding sequence ATGTCACGTGGCCCTGGCCTTGTACTGGTGCTCAACTGCGGAAGCTCTTCTCTCAAGTTCGCTCTGCACGAGATCGGCGTTCGCGCACCATCCTTGAGCGGCCTGGCCGAAAGACTTGGCGAGGACCACGCAACCATTACCGTAAAAGATGGAAATACCAAAACCACCCGCCAATTGCCAAACGCCACCCATGCGGTCGCTCTCGACGACGTGCTCAACGTATTGGCGCAACATGGATGGCTGGACCGGCTCTCGGCCGTGGGCCACCGGGTGGCACATGGCGGCGAACGCTTTGCCGCCTCGGTGATCATCACCCCGCAGGTCATCGCCGACATCGAGGCCGCCAGCCACCTCGCCCCGCTGCACAACCCCGCGGCGCTGCTCGGCATCCGCGTGGCGCTGCAACGGCTGCCCGGGATCCCGCATGCCGCGGTGTTCGACACCGCCTTCCACCAGACCATGCCCCGGGCCGCCTACATGTATGCGCTGCCGATGTGGGCCTATCGCGACCATGGGGTGCGCCGCTACGGCTTTCATGGCACCAGCCATCGTTTCGTGGCGCAGGAAGCCGTGCGGATGCTTGATCTCGACCCGCACGACCATGGCATGGTCATCGCCCATCTCGGCAACGGCTCTTCCGCCACCGCCGTCGTCAATGGCCGGAGCGTCGATACCACCATGGGCCTGACCCCGCTGGAGGGCCTGGTGATGGGCAGCCGGTCCGGCGACGTGGACCCCGGCGCGCTGGTCTACCTGATGCGCAGCAATGGCTGGACGGTCGACGAGCTGGACACGATCCTGAACCGGCAGAGTGGCCTGTTTGGCCTGTCGGAGCTGTCGCATGACTGCCGGGAGCTGACGCAGGCGGCCGCTTCCGGCGATGACGGGGCGACGATGGCGATCGAGGTGCTGGTGCACCGCCTGGCCCGTGCCATCGGCGGGCTGGCGACGTCGCTGCAGCGGCTCGACGCGGTGGTATTCACCGGCGGCATCGGCGAGAACGCCGCGGGCATCCGCGAGATGGCGCTGCGGCGGCTCGCGCCGCTCGGGCTGGACATCGACCCCGATGCCAATTCCCTGGCCGTGGGGGGTGTCTCCGGCCTGATCAGCGCCGGCAGCAGGCCGGCCGCCCTGGTGGTCAACACCAACGAGGAGTGGATGATCGCCTGCGACACCGCGGAGCTGGCGCAGCAGCAGCAGACCGCCGCCGTAGCCTGA
- a CDS encoding GNAT family N-acetyltransferase has product MPTLQESPVFPTLATDRLALRALGPDDLDAYHALMQLPETTRFSNWPDSPGRDHMEGYIKRRIENFASGQGCSWAIDDRPSGRFIGCIRFNYFIKDWKCGEVGYELHPDFWNRGLMTEALRAIVACGHTVFGLHRIDAWTLPGNPASDHVLQKAGFRYEGTLRGRGWWKGSFHDFRIFGRIVGDPAR; this is encoded by the coding sequence ATGCCGACTCTCCAGGAATCCCCGGTCTTTCCGACCCTCGCCACCGATCGCCTGGCGCTTCGCGCGCTCGGCCCCGACGATCTCGATGCCTATCATGCGCTCATGCAGTTGCCGGAGACGACGCGGTTCTCGAACTGGCCGGACAGTCCCGGCCGCGATCATATGGAAGGCTACATCAAAAGGCGGATAGAGAATTTCGCGAGCGGACAGGGATGTTCCTGGGCCATCGATGACCGTCCCTCCGGCCGGTTCATCGGCTGCATCCGGTTCAATTATTTCATCAAGGACTGGAAATGCGGCGAGGTCGGCTACGAGCTGCACCCCGATTTCTGGAATCGCGGCCTGATGACCGAGGCGCTGCGGGCCATCGTCGCCTGCGGCCACACCGTGTTTGGCCTGCACCGCATCGATGCCTGGACTCTGCCGGGGAATCCGGCCTCCGACCATGTCCTGCAGAAGGCGGGGTTCCGTTACGAAGGGACCCTGCGTGGCCGCGGCTGGTGGAAGGGATCGTTTCACGACTTCCGGATCTTCGGGCGAATCGTCGGCGATCCAGCGCGCTGA
- a CDS encoding protein kinase family protein, translated as MRFPAAADYNELVQVPGLCFTDAEITRRVAVTDALGLPVPVSGASALTYRFAGPGPDIAVRCFTREIPDLFARYAAISAFLERLGSRFFVPFTFLAQGLRQGRAALPVIRMEWIEGPTLLDFVRAHRADRAALRRLRGQVLDFALEQKRYGYAHGDVQPRNILVDAAGRLRFVDYDGMFVPGMPCREPADLGHRDFQSPRRGSGDFAPHLDRFALIALELSLHALELCPDLLVQFDPQVQEDAFILRRSDYADPAASPALAAMEMLPGLARPVAAFRELCALPLERLPTLDAVCGRPKLAFFRDPWGALRQGRRTGRAVAAPGVAESVPGDAPGDTATDGPSATDAGGGQRLSRFGKWVLAGEMPGTTPDWLDPPDPPPQPPMAPPPRGTPPALRAVAPAPAPRRRSRAMLAAAQSWLGRRRWP; from the coding sequence ATGAGGTTCCCCGCCGCCGCCGATTACAACGAACTGGTGCAGGTCCCCGGCCTCTGCTTCACCGACGCGGAGATCACCCGCCGCGTCGCCGTCACCGACGCGCTGGGCCTGCCGGTGCCGGTCTCCGGCGCCTCGGCGCTGACCTACCGCTTCGCCGGCCCCGGCCCCGACATCGCCGTGCGTTGCTTCACCCGCGAGATCCCGGACCTGTTCGCGCGCTACGCGGCGATCTCGGCTTTCCTTGAGCGGCTGGGATCGCGCTTCTTCGTGCCCTTCACCTTCCTCGCGCAGGGGCTGCGGCAGGGCCGGGCGGCGCTGCCGGTGATCCGCATGGAATGGATCGAGGGGCCGACCCTGCTCGACTTCGTCCGCGCGCATCGTGCCGATCGCGCGGCGCTGCGGCGGCTGCGCGGGCAGGTGCTGGACTTCGCGCTGGAGCAGAAGCGGTACGGCTACGCGCATGGCGACGTGCAGCCGCGCAACATCCTGGTCGATGCCGCCGGCCGGCTGCGCTTCGTCGACTATGACGGCATGTTCGTGCCCGGCATGCCCTGCCGCGAGCCGGCCGACCTGGGGCACCGGGATTTCCAGTCGCCGCGTCGGGGAAGCGGTGATTTCGCCCCGCATCTCGACCGCTTCGCGCTGATCGCGCTGGAACTGAGCCTGCACGCGCTGGAGCTCTGCCCTGACCTGCTGGTGCAGTTCGACCCACAGGTGCAGGAGGACGCCTTCATCCTGCGCCGGTCGGACTACGCCGATCCCGCCGCCTCGCCGGCATTGGCGGCGATGGAGATGCTGCCCGGCCTGGCGCGGCCGGTGGCGGCGTTCCGCGAGCTCTGCGCCCTGCCGCTGGAGCGGCTGCCCACGCTGGATGCGGTGTGCGGCCGCCCGAAGCTGGCGTTTTTCCGCGATCCCTGGGGGGCGTTGCGGCAGGGTCGCAGGACAGGCCGTGCCGTTGCCGCGCCGGGTGTGGCGGAGTCCGTCCCGGGGGACGCCCCGGGGGACACAGCGACGGATGGTCCGTCCGCGACGGATGCCGGGGGCGGGCAGCGCCTGTCACGGTTCGGCAAATGGGTGCTGGCGGGGGAGATGCCCGGGACCACACCGGACTGGCTCGATCCGCCCGATCCCCCACCGCAGCCACCGATGGCACCGCCTCCGCGGGGGACGCCACCCGCCCTCCGCGCCGTCGCTCCTGCTCCGGCCCCGCGACGGCGGAGCAGGGCGATGCTGGCGGCGGCGCAGTCCTGGCTCGGCCGGCGACGCTGGCCCTGA
- a CDS encoding methyl-accepting chemotaxis protein, which produces MALRDQFSDAASMPAPPPGRGEADAARAQAEAVLARWSMLGETQRRAFQALCAELGGTTEEVDGNVTVLIESFNRLSDNARAQTSRLDRTLRLVDSIDAGDQTIEIGDLIRMVERSLAGVVERVLEMSKQSMAMVYALDDVATHLSRADACVRDIEQVNRTTRMLSFNATIEAARAGEAGRGFAVVANEVRELSVSTSALASSMRTEINAITAVLTTSRQRLAEVATVDMSESLTTKGQLDIMLVGLQKRRADVAALMHDMSQSAATISAEIDAFGTAMLFTERMRNRLQNVIGVIGALREATARLQQEGAALLPGGPGSAIDAACVAQVLAACSLSDVQHRFGGWLRDGRAPPEQHRDTAETVELF; this is translated from the coding sequence GTGGCTTTGCGAGACCAGTTCAGCGACGCGGCGTCGATGCCGGCGCCCCCTCCCGGCCGCGGCGAGGCCGACGCCGCCCGGGCGCAGGCCGAGGCGGTGCTCGCCCGCTGGTCCATGCTCGGCGAGACGCAGCGCCGCGCCTTCCAGGCGCTGTGCGCCGAACTCGGCGGCACCACCGAGGAAGTCGACGGCAACGTCACCGTGCTGATCGAATCCTTCAACCGCCTCTCCGACAATGCCCGGGCGCAGACCAGCCGGCTGGACCGCACCCTGCGGCTGGTGGACAGCATCGATGCCGGGGATCAGACCATCGAGATCGGCGACCTGATCCGCATGGTGGAGCGCTCGCTCGCCGGGGTGGTCGAGCGGGTGCTGGAGATGTCGAAGCAATCCATGGCGATGGTCTACGCGCTGGACGACGTCGCCACCCATCTCAGTCGCGCCGATGCCTGCGTGCGCGACATCGAGCAGGTCAACCGCACCACGCGGATGCTGTCCTTCAACGCCACCATCGAGGCGGCACGGGCGGGCGAGGCGGGGCGCGGCTTCGCCGTGGTCGCCAACGAGGTGCGCGAGCTTTCGGTCTCGACCAGCGCGCTGGCATCCTCGATGCGGACGGAAATCAATGCCATCACCGCGGTGCTGACCACGAGCCGCCAGCGCCTGGCTGAGGTCGCCACCGTCGACATGAGCGAGAGCCTGACCACCAAGGGGCAGCTCGACATCATGCTCGTGGGGCTGCAGAAGCGGCGGGCGGACGTGGCGGCGCTGATGCACGACATGAGCCAGTCCGCCGCCACCATCAGCGCCGAGATCGACGCCTTCGGCACCGCCATGCTGTTCACCGAGCGCATGCGCAACCGGCTGCAGAACGTCATCGGCGTCATCGGGGCCCTGCGCGAGGCCACGGCGCGGCTGCAGCAGGAGGGGGCGGCGCTGCTGCCGGGCGGGCCTGGATCCGCCATCGACGCGGCCTGCGTGGCGCAGGTGCTGGCGGCCTGCAGCCTGAGCGACGTGCAGCACCGCTTCGGCGGGTGGCTGCGCGACGGCAGGGCTCCGCCCGAACAGCACCGCGACACCGCCGAGACCGTCGAGTTGTTCTAG
- a CDS encoding STAS domain-containing protein: MDIKVNIRPEGTEVSLSGKLTFAAHAAFRTVVTEHVDRPGGQAVTLDLGGIEYIDSAGLGMLLLAREAAQKHGRAVILRGARAQVARILSVSKFDLLFGIRP, translated from the coding sequence ATGGATATCAAGGTCAATATTCGGCCGGAGGGCACGGAAGTGTCGCTTTCGGGGAAGCTGACATTCGCCGCGCATGCCGCCTTCCGCACCGTGGTGACCGAGCATGTCGACCGGCCCGGCGGGCAGGCGGTGACGCTGGACCTGGGCGGGATCGAATACATCGATTCCGCCGGGCTCGGGATGCTGCTGCTGGCGCGGGAGGCGGCGCAGAAGCACGGCCGCGCCGTCATCCTGCGCGGCGCGCGCGCCCAGGTCGCCCGCATCCTCAGTGTCTCGAAATTCGACCTGCTGTTCGGCATCCGTCCGTGA
- a CDS encoding ATP-binding protein translates to MSGSVAGNEASTPDEASILAALLAPAGRFVEPGCLPPPRLPERAELALALQTGTAWRIGIAAVLRDALRRRLHLAEAPAEDIHIALHEAVVNAVVHGNLGISSAGRGSLEGLGAFLELVERRLQIPRLAARAVTVLVVRDAPDRIGVEVSDCGEGFVPAGPAPAVPATRPHGRGLLLIRMLSEHCEWRQETRTLAMRFRLSPSDDDSRCDPARP, encoded by the coding sequence GTGAGTGGGTCCGTCGCCGGCAACGAGGCGAGCACACCGGACGAGGCCTCCATCCTCGCCGCACTGCTGGCCCCCGCCGGGCGGTTCGTGGAACCGGGTTGCCTGCCGCCGCCGCGCCTGCCGGAGCGCGCCGAGCTGGCGCTGGCGCTGCAGACCGGCACGGCGTGGCGGATCGGCATCGCCGCCGTGCTGCGCGACGCGTTGCGCCGGCGCCTGCACCTGGCGGAGGCACCGGCCGAGGACATCCACATCGCCCTGCACGAGGCAGTGGTCAACGCCGTGGTGCACGGCAATCTCGGCATTTCCAGCGCCGGGCGCGGCAGCCTGGAAGGGCTGGGGGCATTCCTCGAACTGGTCGAGAGGCGGTTGCAGATCCCCCGGCTCGCGGCGCGGGCAGTGACGGTGCTGGTGGTGCGGGATGCGCCGGACCGGATCGGGGTCGAGGTGTCCGATTGCGGCGAGGGCTTCGTCCCCGCCGGCCCGGCCCCGGCCGTGCCGGCGACGCGGCCACACGGGCGCGGCCTGCTGCTGATCCGCATGCTGAGCGAGCACTGCGAATGGCGCCAGGAGACGCGCACGCTGGCGATGCGGTTCCGGCTTTCCCCTTCCGACGACGACAGCCGATGCGACCCTGCCCGACCATGA
- a CDS encoding PP2C family protein-serine/threonine phosphatase: protein MTACPILVVEDGPTNRTIITAHLRRAGFEDLIVAEDGQQALAALEERTPDLVLLDILMPVLDGFATCRALRRDRRWSDLPVLAMTGLEQADERARIFAAGATDLILKPINSAELIARITSHLQNRMLIRSLRELNERTTAELAAARQMQETLLPGTALLAQIEGQYGVSLASRFAPSTELAGDLWGAWPIDAERFGLFALDVVGHGTIAAINAFRIHTLLWQGMTDHADPGRFLESLNRKLRPLLAAGQFATMFYAVLDVARDRIDYAAAGYTSPVIGNGAATRLLDGSGLPLGITQDARYETRTASWMAGEALLLYSDALSEAEAPGQGGSLLGEEGAQCLCTEALRTGSAPLALERLAGAIRADAGLDDDLTLVCVMR, encoded by the coding sequence ATGACCGCATGCCCGATCCTCGTGGTGGAGGACGGGCCGACCAACCGCACCATCATCACCGCGCATCTGCGCCGGGCGGGGTTTGAGGACCTCATCGTCGCCGAGGACGGGCAGCAGGCGCTGGCGGCGCTGGAGGAGCGGACGCCCGACCTTGTCCTGCTCGACATCCTGATGCCGGTGCTGGACGGCTTCGCCACCTGCCGCGCGCTGCGGCGCGACCGGCGCTGGAGCGACCTGCCGGTGCTGGCGATGACCGGGCTGGAACAGGCCGACGAACGGGCGCGCATCTTCGCCGCCGGCGCCACCGATCTGATCCTCAAGCCGATCAACTCGGCCGAGCTGATCGCGCGCATCACCAGCCACCTGCAGAACCGGATGCTGATCCGCAGCCTGCGCGAGCTGAACGAGCGCACCACCGCCGAGCTGGCGGCGGCGCGACAGATGCAGGAGACGTTGCTGCCTGGCACCGCGCTGCTGGCGCAGATCGAGGGGCAGTACGGGGTCTCGCTGGCGTCGCGCTTCGCCCCGTCCACCGAACTCGCGGGCGATCTGTGGGGAGCCTGGCCGATCGATGCCGAGCGGTTCGGCCTGTTCGCGCTGGACGTGGTCGGGCACGGCACCATCGCCGCCATCAACGCCTTCCGCATCCATACCCTGCTGTGGCAGGGCATGACCGACCATGCCGATCCCGGCCGCTTCCTGGAAAGCCTGAACCGCAAGCTGCGGCCGCTGCTCGCGGCCGGGCAGTTCGCCACCATGTTCTACGCGGTGCTCGACGTGGCGCGCGACCGCATCGACTACGCCGCCGCGGGCTATACCAGCCCGGTGATCGGCAACGGCGCGGCGACGCGCCTGCTGGACGGCAGCGGCCTGCCGCTGGGCATCACCCAGGACGCCCGCTACGAGACCCGCACCGCGTCCTGGATGGCGGGGGAGGCGCTGCTGCTCTACAGCGACGCGCTGAGCGAGGCCGAGGCGCCGGGACAGGGCGGCAGCCTGCTCGGTGAGGAGGGGGCGCAGTGCCTGTGCACCGAGGCGCTGCGCACCGGATCCGCCCCGCTGGCGCTGGAGCGGCTGGCCGGCGCGATCCGTGCCGATGCCGGGCTTGACGACGACCTGACCCTGGTCTGCGTGATGCGGTAG